One Deinococcus grandis DNA window includes the following coding sequences:
- a CDS encoding Bax inhibitor-1/YccA family protein: MQTYPTTARSTDIVRTFMARTYSWMAAGLALTAGIAWLTASNEALALQVLNLRLPLIIAQLALVFVLSLGAQRLPSALAGVLFIVYAALTGLTFSSILLAYDLSAVTAAFATTAGTFGLMSVAGFVIKKDLSAMGRFFMFAVIGLFVAMIVNLFVASSALTLGISIVGVLLFAGLTAYDTQMLRNLALSGVQGEQAERAAINGALALYLDFINMFLFILRLFGIGGSRD, translated from the coding sequence ATGCAGACCTATCCCACCACTGCCCGTTCGACCGACATCGTGCGGACGTTCATGGCCCGCACCTATTCCTGGATGGCCGCCGGTCTGGCCCTGACCGCCGGCATCGCGTGGCTGACCGCCAGCAACGAGGCCCTGGCCCTGCAGGTGCTGAACCTGCGCCTGCCGCTGATCATCGCGCAGCTGGCGCTGGTGTTCGTGCTGAGCCTCGGCGCGCAGCGCCTGCCCAGCGCGCTGGCCGGCGTGCTGTTCATCGTGTACGCCGCCCTGACCGGCCTGACGTTCTCGTCGATCCTGCTCGCCTACGACCTGAGCGCCGTGACGGCCGCGTTCGCCACGACCGCCGGGACCTTCGGCCTGATGAGCGTGGCGGGCTTCGTGATCAAGAAGGACCTGAGCGCCATGGGCCGCTTCTTCATGTTCGCGGTGATCGGCCTGTTCGTCGCCATGATCGTGAACCTGTTCGTGGCGAGCAGCGCCCTGACGCTGGGGATCAGCATCGTGGGCGTGCTGCTGTTCGCGGGCCTGACCGCGTACGACACTCAGATGCTGCGGAACCTCGCCCTGAGTGGCGTGCAGGGAGAGCAGGCCGAGCGGGCTGCGATCAACGGGGCGCTGGCGCTGTACCTGGACTTCATCAACATGTTCCTGTTCATCCTGCGTCTGTTCGGCATCGGCGGCAGCCGCGACTGA
- the treY gene encoding malto-oligosyltrehalose synthase, whose product MPGATYRLQLHRDFDFAAARRVLPYLARLGVTDVYLSPIWTSTPGSTHGYDVTDHAQVNPELGGLKGLKGLSARARELGLGLIVDFVPNHMGIQGGHNPYWEDVLEHGQASRYAHFCDISWHPLKRALDGRVLLPVLGDQYGRVLERRELRLERRGGAFRLRYWERQLPLSPRSVGQLLAWTAEALPAATDTVTLGELASIRRSVDTLPRSTSADLTDTDRVIRAQEVQVMTRRLGALLEDSGAVRGALDAMLDAVNADPARLDRVISEQNYRLAFWKVAAEEINYRRFFDINDLAALRMEDPRVFAWAHGTLFDLLRQGLVQGVRLDHTDGLFDPAGYFQALQEGAAHALGREMGDGLPLYVVAEKILEPGETLPEAWAIHGTTGYDFLAQLSGTFVDGANEEELSAIYRRFSGDRLSYGEHLYRGKHLIQRVSLPGEVNVLTEHLERLAETDLNARDFTLSTLRAAIREVIATFPVYRTYIRADGQREPGDDAKIAHAIRDAKAHNRRDGLTLDPSVFDYLHAVLTLNAPDGRTRAAYADFALKFQQLTGPVTAKGAEDTAFYRYARLLSLNEVGGDPALFGTPVATFHEAAQARAARWPHAMLAGSTHDTKRGEDTRARIGVLSELPQTWSAYLSRWSPLIRSLETDLELGRAPTTLDGYVLLQNALGAYPLDGRTEDFADRLSAYMLKAAREAKLRTSWAAPDEEYEAALDALVRGLLADDDFMTSLAELHARISPHGAQNGLSAALVRLTAPGVPDTYQGSEGWNQSLVDPDNRRPVDYGALNRTLGRLERGQGTLALARKLLDTFEDGSVKVLVTWAALQARAAHPELFRDGTYRPLDGGRHVLAFARELGTQRAVTVAPRLTFTLTRERTPWATGAVWGTRQLTLPAGTYTNVLTGERLRARGGKTPLAKVLEDFPLALLLRE is encoded by the coding sequence CTGCCGGGCGCGACGTACCGCCTCCAGCTGCACCGGGACTTCGATTTCGCGGCGGCGCGGCGGGTGCTGCCGTACCTCGCGCGGCTGGGCGTGACCGACGTGTACCTCTCCCCCATCTGGACGAGCACGCCGGGCAGCACGCACGGCTACGACGTGACGGACCACGCGCAGGTGAACCCGGAACTGGGCGGCCTGAAGGGCCTGAAGGGCCTGTCCGCGCGGGCCCGCGAGCTGGGCCTGGGCCTGATCGTGGATTTCGTGCCGAACCACATGGGCATCCAGGGCGGCCACAACCCCTACTGGGAGGACGTGCTGGAGCACGGGCAGGCCAGCCGCTACGCGCATTTCTGCGACATCTCCTGGCATCCGCTGAAGCGGGCGCTGGACGGCCGGGTGCTGCTGCCGGTGCTGGGCGACCAGTACGGGCGGGTGCTGGAACGCCGTGAGCTGCGCCTGGAACGCCGGGGCGGCGCGTTCCGGCTGCGCTACTGGGAGCGGCAGCTGCCCCTCTCGCCGCGCAGCGTGGGACAGCTGCTGGCCTGGACGGCAGAGGCCCTGCCCGCCGCGACGGACACGGTCACGCTGGGGGAATTGGCGAGCATCCGCCGCTCGGTGGATACGCTGCCGCGCAGCACCTCGGCCGACCTGACCGACACCGACCGCGTGATCCGCGCGCAGGAGGTGCAGGTCATGACCCGCCGCCTGGGCGCGCTGCTGGAGGACTCCGGGGCGGTGCGCGGCGCGCTGGACGCCATGCTGGACGCCGTGAACGCCGACCCGGCGCGGCTGGACCGGGTGATCAGCGAGCAGAACTACCGGCTGGCGTTCTGGAAGGTCGCCGCCGAGGAGATCAACTACCGGCGCTTTTTCGACATCAACGACCTCGCGGCGCTGCGCATGGAGGACCCCCGCGTGTTCGCCTGGGCGCACGGGACGCTGTTCGACCTGCTGCGTCAGGGGCTCGTGCAGGGCGTGCGGCTCGATCACACCGACGGGCTGTTCGACCCGGCCGGGTACTTCCAGGCCCTCCAGGAGGGCGCCGCGCACGCCCTGGGCCGCGAGATGGGCGACGGGCTGCCGCTGTACGTGGTGGCCGAGAAGATCCTGGAGCCCGGCGAGACGCTCCCCGAGGCGTGGGCGATTCACGGCACGACCGGGTACGACTTCCTGGCGCAGCTCAGCGGCACCTTCGTGGACGGCGCGAACGAGGAGGAACTGAGTGCCATCTACCGCCGCTTCAGCGGGGACCGGCTCTCGTACGGGGAACACCTGTACCGCGGCAAGCACCTGATCCAGCGGGTGAGCCTGCCGGGCGAGGTGAACGTCCTGACCGAGCACCTCGAGCGGCTGGCCGAGACGGACCTGAACGCGCGGGACTTCACGCTGAGCACGCTGCGCGCCGCGATCCGCGAGGTCATCGCGACGTTCCCGGTATACCGCACGTACATCCGTGCCGACGGGCAGCGCGAACCCGGCGACGACGCGAAGATCGCCCACGCCATCCGCGACGCGAAGGCCCACAACCGCCGGGACGGCCTGACCCTGGACCCCAGCGTGTTCGACTACCTGCACGCCGTGCTGACCCTGAACGCCCCGGACGGGCGGACGCGCGCGGCGTACGCGGACTTCGCGCTGAAATTCCAGCAGCTGACCGGGCCGGTCACGGCCAAGGGCGCCGAGGACACGGCCTTCTACCGCTACGCGCGGCTGCTGTCGCTGAACGAGGTGGGCGGCGACCCGGCGCTGTTCGGCACGCCGGTCGCGACCTTCCACGAGGCGGCGCAGGCCCGCGCGGCGCGCTGGCCGCACGCGATGCTGGCGGGCAGCACCCACGACACCAAGCGCGGTGAGGACACCCGCGCGCGCATCGGCGTGCTGTCCGAGCTGCCGCAGACGTGGTCGGCGTACCTGAGCCGCTGGTCGCCGCTGATCCGCAGCCTGGAGACCGACCTGGAACTGGGCCGCGCGCCCACCACCCTGGACGGGTACGTGCTCCTGCAGAACGCGCTGGGCGCGTACCCGCTGGACGGCCGCACGGAGGACTTCGCGGACCGCCTGAGTGCGTACATGCTCAAGGCGGCGCGCGAGGCGAAGCTCCGCACGAGCTGGGCCGCGCCCGACGAGGAGTACGAGGCGGCGCTGGATGCCCTGGTGCGCGGCCTGCTGGCCGACGACGACTTCATGACTTCGCTGGCGGAACTGCACGCGCGGATCAGTCCGCACGGCGCGCAGAACGGCCTGAGTGCCGCGCTGGTGCGCCTCACCGCGCCCGGCGTGCCCGACACGTACCAGGGCAGCGAGGGCTGGAACCAGAGCCTCGTCGATCCGGACAACCGCCGCCCCGTGGACTACGGCGCGCTGAACCGCACGCTGGGCCGCCTGGAACGCGGTCAGGGCACCCTGGCGCTGGCTCGCAAACTGCTGGACACCTTCGAGGACGGCAGCGTGAAGGTCCTGGTCACCTGGGCGGCGCTACAGGCCCGCGCCGCGCACCCCGAGCTGTTCCGGGACGGCACGTACCGGCCGCTGGACGGCGGTCGGCACGTCCTGGCGTTCGCGCGGGAACTGGGGACGCAGCGGGCCGTGACGGTCGCGCCGCGCCTGACCTTCACCCTGACCCGCGAGCGGACCCCCTGGGCGACCGGGGCGGTGTGGGGCACGCGGCAGCTGACCCTGCCCGCCGGGACGTACACCAACGTCCTGACCGGGGAGCGGCTGCGCGCGCGCGGCGGCAAGACCCCGCTGGCGAAGGTGCTGGAGGACTTCCCGCTGGCCCTGCTGCTGCGCGAATAG
- the treZ gene encoding malto-oligosyltrehalose trehalohydrolase, whose product MTTSEQPGTQRQRSRLGAQLLPGGRETRFRAWSTRAGRMCVRIGGESHVMEPRPGAYFETVLPVGAGTRYCFELDGQALPDPYARFMPHGVHGDSEVVDFSEYEWRHPDWTGRELAECVFYELHVGTFTPEGTYRAAQERLPELVDLGVTAIQMMPVAAFPGERGWGYDGVALFAPFAPYGRPEDLMAFVDAAHGLGLAVFLDVVYNHFGPDGNYLTSYSPSYFTDRFHTAWGQGLDYAEPHMRRYVTGNARMWLQDYRFDGLRLDATASMQDDSEEHILHELARETHALGGRHILLAEDHRNLPELVTETGLDGIWVDDFHHEVRVTLTEEQEGYYGGFRGGARELSEVINRGWQYQGQFWNVTGEEHHRGKPATGLEAPSFVYCIQNHDQVGNRALGDRLHHFESVTLAEYRGASTLLLSLPMTPLLFQGQEWAASTPFPFFSDHAGELGQMVTEGRQREFAYFSGFSTLNVPDPQAAGTFESAKLNWAERGEGEHGRTLALYRHLLRLRREDPVLRERSRRFIRAGAVDTGAGEALWVRWETQQGVRVLLWNLTHTPLTPGLLALPFALPPEVLLHSEGDLHAPAALGELHLSPGEAALLAGPVEA is encoded by the coding sequence ATGACCACGTCGGAACAGCCAGGGACTCAGCGTCAGCGCTCCCGCCTGGGGGCGCAACTCCTGCCGGGGGGCCGGGAGACGCGCTTCCGGGCCTGGAGTACCCGCGCTGGGCGGATGTGCGTGCGGATCGGGGGCGAGTCGCACGTGATGGAGCCGCGGCCCGGCGCGTATTTCGAGACGGTACTGCCGGTCGGGGCGGGCACCCGCTACTGCTTCGAGCTGGACGGGCAGGCGCTGCCGGACCCGTACGCGCGGTTCATGCCGCACGGCGTGCACGGCGACTCGGAGGTCGTGGATTTCTCCGAGTACGAGTGGCGGCACCCGGACTGGACCGGGCGGGAGCTGGCCGAATGCGTGTTCTACGAGTTGCACGTGGGCACGTTCACCCCGGAAGGCACGTACCGCGCCGCGCAGGAGCGGCTGCCGGAGCTGGTGGACCTGGGCGTGACCGCGATCCAGATGATGCCGGTCGCGGCCTTCCCCGGCGAGCGGGGCTGGGGGTACGACGGCGTGGCGCTGTTCGCGCCGTTCGCGCCGTACGGCCGCCCCGAGGACCTCATGGCGTTCGTGGACGCTGCGCACGGCCTGGGGCTCGCGGTGTTCCTGGACGTGGTGTACAACCACTTCGGGCCGGACGGGAACTACCTGACGAGCTACAGCCCGTCGTACTTCACGGACCGTTTCCACACGGCGTGGGGGCAGGGCCTGGACTACGCCGAGCCACACATGCGCCGGTATGTCACCGGGAACGCGCGGATGTGGCTGCAGGACTACCGCTTCGACGGGCTGCGGCTGGACGCGACGGCCAGCATGCAGGACGACAGCGAGGAGCACATCCTGCATGAACTGGCGCGCGAGACGCACGCGCTGGGCGGCCGCCACATCCTGCTGGCCGAGGATCACCGCAACCTGCCGGAACTGGTCACCGAGACCGGCCTGGACGGCATCTGGGTGGACGACTTCCATCATGAGGTGCGCGTGACCCTGACCGAGGAGCAGGAGGGCTACTACGGGGGCTTCCGGGGCGGCGCGCGTGAACTGTCGGAGGTGATCAACCGCGGCTGGCAGTACCAGGGGCAGTTCTGGAACGTGACCGGCGAGGAACACCACCGTGGAAAACCCGCGACCGGTCTGGAGGCGCCGAGCTTCGTGTACTGCATCCAGAACCATGATCAGGTGGGCAACCGCGCGCTGGGGGACCGCCTGCATCACTTCGAGTCCGTGACGCTGGCCGAGTACCGCGGGGCGAGCACGCTGCTGCTGTCGCTGCCGATGACGCCGCTGCTGTTCCAGGGGCAGGAGTGGGCGGCGAGCACGCCCTTCCCGTTCTTCAGCGACCACGCCGGGGAACTGGGGCAGATGGTGACCGAGGGACGGCAGCGCGAGTTCGCGTACTTCTCGGGCTTCAGCACGCTGAACGTGCCGGACCCGCAGGCCGCCGGGACGTTCGAGAGCGCGAAGCTGAACTGGGCCGAGCGCGGGGAGGGCGAGCACGGGCGCACACTGGCGCTGTACCGCCACCTGCTGCGCCTGCGCCGGGAGGATCCGGTGCTGCGGGAGCGGTCGCGCCGCTTCATCCGGGCGGGCGCGGTGGACACCGGGGCCGGGGAGGCGCTGTGGGTACGCTGGGAGACCCAGCAGGGCGTGCGGGTCCTGCTGTGGAACCTGACGCACACGCCGCTCACGCCGGGGCTGCTGGCGCTGCCGTTCGCGCTGCCGCCGGAGGTGCTGCTGCACTCCGAGGGGGACCTGCACGCGCCCGCCGCGCTGGGCGAGCTGCACCTGAGTCCGGGTGAGGCCGCGCTGCTGGCCGGGCCGGTGGAGGCGTGA
- the rnr gene encoding ribonuclease R: protein MPKTKKTETVPGTERTGTDITKTTPAKRGAKKTAAQTEPKKAASARPAKSSASKAPAKTPASPRAKKTVAVTPDPVAEALIPAEVPTAAEPVTTPVQAAPKRGARTAAPAPSPVDPTPAEAAPAEATPVAADPAEVTAEVEATPALASEPRPVKARRGRPSKTKTEPAAQPDIQEPATAQPVKATRGRKGRAAAAKAADTETETVTAAEATQPVEVIPAEQTTPVRGKAGRRSSRAEVAPLPESAPAAVATAEIPEKPSAPKRKAGRGRQTVNEPLPESAAELQPEVQLDAEPAREPARRGRKPRAAARQDTPASEPEVVSQPAGAPVDADPVILEVPRKRGGRRKNALPEAPLEDVLTGVEAVTSEPQLTEVTAETVETEPVTAEPLVAEAPAAGTKSRRGRKKKPEAAPAPAPVAADESTPVVDQDTDPEVEPEEPLPGADPLQSIVVAQLRKLGRPVHVRDLERTFTRQTMNRLGGWRELTDLLDTLVDAGEVIRTRKKTYGLPEAMSLIRGRFQASAAGFGFVIPDSGGEDYYVPAEQTLEAWNGDIVLVRQEGRGDSRDDRGRGGSRRGQRGDGNPRASVVRIVQRAYHQLVGTLEFHHGHPILKPDDHRARHRILLLPEGLDGLEAGARVVTELFWPEHTGEDEVFGQVSRVLGDQDDPVTETEAVIVKFGLRGDFPPEVLEQANAIPTQIPEEALKGRLDLRGFNIFTVDGRDAKDFDDAIHIQPTPEGTFVVGVHIADVSHYVQEGSPLDEEAYARATSVYLPGRVLPMLPEHLSNGVCSLVPYEDRLTMTALVELSAEGEILKVQLAPSVINSKARLTYDEVQAYSEATATLPEHARHLEGDLHLLLKITTKLRQKRLREGSLDFKLREVKVDVGPDGRMELIPIREETARGMIEDLMLLANKVVAHELIQREIPALFRIHEEPTLQRFQDVTNAIGRMGLAFPGGEPTPQAYQAVLKQVRGTPRESVVNTLLLRSMQQAKYAGENLGHFGLAFGEYLHFTSPIRRYPDLLVHRVLRGMLSGELKASSRGVAQLQARLPGMGEHTSERERAATEAERDLTKYYQAKWAQEHLGESFPGTVSGVVSSGLFVALDNGVEGKLHISHLDDDYYVFIEDAQILRGRSRGRSYRLGDSLHVTIQAVNPLARQTDFTLADPTDPDYRPGDLHQETDMDSPVKPRARRRDDREQEKREKLQSLPVSEPKKFTLEDPSNRPTLSPSAGGRTGRGRGQGQGGRSEARGEARPEARGEGRERGQGRTFGGVSMGRSRRVITLERPRNEHLRPVNITVQRMYFGDWTLENMPPEDGQGGGRGGRPPMRERSGGERGRGFTRGGNDRGAVQRVNGRQQGQGQGRQREAAPQVPAPQPAPAAAQDAAGDDAKRRRRRRGRRGGGGSAPTQS, encoded by the coding sequence ATGCCGAAAACGAAGAAGACGGAAACGGTGCCCGGCACCGAGAGGACCGGCACCGACATCACCAAGACCACCCCAGCCAAGCGCGGCGCGAAGAAGACGGCCGCCCAGACCGAACCGAAGAAGGCCGCGTCGGCCCGCCCGGCGAAGAGCAGCGCCAGCAAGGCGCCCGCGAAGACCCCCGCTAGCCCCCGCGCGAAGAAGACCGTGGCGGTCACGCCCGACCCTGTCGCTGAGGCACTCATTCCTGCCGAAGTCCCCACCGCGGCCGAGCCGGTCACGACTCCCGTGCAGGCGGCGCCGAAGCGTGGCGCCCGCACGGCGGCCCCGGCTCCCTCCCCCGTGGACCCAACCCCAGCAGAAGCAGCACCAGCTGAGGCAACCCCAGTCGCGGCAGATCCTGCCGAGGTGACTGCCGAAGTCGAGGCGACCCCTGCGCTCGCGTCCGAGCCGCGGCCCGTGAAGGCCCGCCGCGGTCGTCCCTCGAAGACGAAGACTGAGCCTGCCGCGCAGCCCGACATTCAGGAGCCTGCGACGGCGCAGCCAGTCAAGGCCACCCGGGGCCGGAAAGGGCGCGCGGCGGCGGCGAAAGCGGCCGACACCGAGACCGAGACGGTCACCGCCGCGGAGGCCACTCAGCCTGTCGAGGTCATCCCGGCGGAGCAGACGACCCCTGTCCGTGGGAAGGCCGGTCGCCGCTCCAGCAGGGCCGAGGTCGCGCCTCTGCCGGAGAGCGCGCCTGCTGCCGTGGCCACAGCGGAAATTCCCGAAAAGCCATCTGCGCCGAAGCGGAAGGCGGGACGTGGCCGCCAGACGGTCAATGAGCCCCTGCCCGAGTCGGCGGCTGAGTTGCAGCCCGAGGTTCAGCTGGATGCCGAACCGGCCCGGGAACCCGCGCGTCGGGGCCGCAAGCCCAGGGCGGCGGCCCGGCAGGACACCCCGGCCAGCGAGCCGGAGGTCGTGTCACAGCCCGCAGGGGCTCCCGTGGACGCCGATCCGGTGATTCTGGAGGTGCCCCGCAAGCGCGGTGGCAGGCGCAAGAACGCGCTGCCCGAGGCGCCGCTGGAGGACGTCCTGACCGGCGTGGAGGCCGTCACGAGTGAGCCTCAGCTGACTGAGGTCACAGCCGAGACCGTCGAGACTGAGCCGGTCACCGCCGAACCCCTGGTCGCCGAGGCACCTGCTGCCGGGACGAAGAGCCGCCGGGGCCGCAAGAAGAAGCCGGAGGCGGCGCCCGCACCCGCCCCGGTGGCCGCTGATGAGTCCACGCCGGTCGTGGATCAGGACACGGACCCTGAAGTGGAACCCGAGGAACCACTGCCCGGCGCGGACCCTCTGCAGTCCATCGTGGTGGCGCAACTGCGCAAGCTGGGCCGCCCGGTGCATGTGCGGGATCTGGAGCGGACGTTCACGCGCCAGACCATGAACCGCCTGGGCGGCTGGCGGGAACTGACGGACCTGCTCGACACGTTGGTCGACGCGGGCGAGGTCATCCGCACCCGCAAGAAGACGTACGGGCTGCCCGAGGCGATGAGTCTGATCCGTGGGCGCTTCCAGGCGTCGGCGGCGGGCTTCGGCTTCGTGATTCCCGACAGTGGCGGCGAGGACTATTACGTCCCGGCCGAGCAGACGCTGGAGGCCTGGAACGGCGACATCGTCCTCGTGCGGCAGGAGGGGCGTGGCGACAGCCGGGACGACCGGGGCCGGGGCGGGTCGCGCCGTGGTCAGCGGGGGGACGGCAATCCCCGCGCGAGCGTCGTGCGGATCGTGCAGCGCGCCTACCATCAGCTGGTGGGGACGCTGGAATTCCATCACGGGCACCCGATCCTGAAACCGGACGATCACCGGGCGCGGCACCGCATCCTGCTGCTGCCCGAGGGTCTGGACGGCCTGGAGGCCGGGGCGCGCGTCGTGACCGAGCTGTTCTGGCCCGAGCATACGGGTGAGGACGAGGTGTTCGGGCAGGTGTCGCGCGTGCTGGGCGATCAGGACGATCCGGTCACCGAGACGGAGGCCGTGATCGTGAAGTTCGGCTTGCGCGGCGACTTCCCGCCCGAGGTGCTGGAGCAGGCGAACGCGATTCCGACTCAGATTCCTGAGGAGGCCCTGAAGGGTCGCCTGGACCTGCGTGGGTTCAACATCTTCACGGTGGACGGCCGGGACGCGAAGGACTTCGACGACGCGATCCACATCCAGCCGACGCCCGAGGGCACCTTCGTGGTGGGCGTGCACATCGCCGACGTGAGCCACTACGTGCAGGAGGGCTCGCCGCTGGACGAGGAGGCGTACGCGCGGGCGACCAGCGTGTACCTGCCGGGCCGGGTGCTGCCCATGCTGCCCGAGCATCTCAGCAACGGCGTGTGCAGCCTCGTGCCGTACGAGGACCGCCTGACCATGACCGCGCTGGTGGAACTGAGTGCCGAGGGCGAGATCCTGAAGGTGCAGCTCGCGCCCAGCGTGATCAACAGCAAGGCCCGCCTGACGTACGACGAGGTGCAGGCGTACAGCGAGGCGACCGCCACGCTGCCCGAACACGCCCGGCACCTCGAGGGCGACCTGCACCTGCTGCTGAAGATCACCACGAAGCTGCGCCAGAAGCGCCTGCGTGAGGGGTCTCTCGACTTCAAGCTGCGCGAGGTGAAGGTGGACGTGGGCCCCGACGGTCGGATGGAACTCATCCCGATCCGCGAGGAGACGGCGCGCGGCATGATCGAGGACCTGATGCTGCTGGCGAACAAGGTCGTCGCGCACGAGCTGATCCAGCGCGAGATCCCGGCCCTGTTCCGCATTCACGAGGAACCCACCCTGCAGCGCTTCCAGGACGTCACGAACGCCATCGGGCGCATGGGGCTGGCCTTCCCCGGCGGGGAACCCACCCCGCAGGCGTACCAGGCGGTCCTCAAGCAGGTGCGCGGCACGCCGCGCGAGAGCGTCGTGAACACGCTGCTGCTGCGCTCCATGCAGCAGGCGAAGTACGCCGGGGAGAACCTGGGGCACTTCGGGCTGGCGTTCGGCGAGTACCTGCACTTCACCTCGCCGATCCGCCGCTACCCGGACCTGCTCGTGCACCGCGTGCTGCGCGGCATGCTGTCGGGCGAACTGAAGGCCAGTTCGCGCGGGGTGGCGCAGCTTCAGGCGCGCCTGCCCGGCATGGGCGAGCACACCAGTGAGCGGGAACGCGCCGCGACGGAAGCGGAGCGGGACCTCACGAAGTACTACCAGGCGAAGTGGGCGCAGGAGCACCTCGGGGAGTCGTTCCCCGGCACGGTGTCCGGCGTGGTGTCGAGCGGGCTGTTCGTGGCGCTGGACAACGGCGTGGAAGGCAAGCTGCACATCTCGCACCTGGACGACGACTACTACGTGTTCATCGAGGACGCGCAGATCCTGCGTGGCCGCAGCCGCGGGCGGTCGTACCGCCTGGGCGATTCGCTTCACGTCACGATTCAGGCCGTGAACCCGCTGGCTCGCCAGACGGATTTCACGCTGGCCGACCCGACCGACCCGGACTACCGCCCGGGCGACCTTCATCAGGAGACCGATATGGATTCACCCGTCAAACCCCGTGCCCGCCGCCGTGACGACCGCGAGCAGGAGAAACGCGAGAAGTTGCAGAGCCTGCCCGTGAGCGAACCGAAGAAGTTCACGCTGGAGGACCCCTCGAACCGGCCCACGCTGTCCCCCTCGGCGGGCGGGCGCACGGGGCGCGGACGCGGCCAGGGCCAGGGGGGCCGCAGCGAGGCCCGCGGTGAGGCCAGGCCCGAGGCGCGGGGCGAGGGCCGCGAGCGGGGCCAGGGCCGCACCTTCGGCGGGGTGAGCATGGGCCGCTCCCGGCGCGTGATCACGCTGGAACGCCCCCGCAACGAGCACCTGCGCCCGGTGAACATCACGGTGCAGCGCATGTACTTCGGCGACTGGACGCTGGAGAACATGCCGCCCGAGGACGGTCAGGGCGGCGGGCGCGGCGGGCGTCCCCCCATGCGCGAGCGCAGCGGCGGGGAGCGCGGGCGTGGGTTCACGCGCGGCGGGAACGACCGGGGCGCGGTGCAGCGCGTGAACGGCCGCCAGCAGGGCCAGGGGCAGGGCCGTCAGCGGGAGGCCGCCCCGCAGGTGCCGGCGCCGCAGCCCGCACCCGCCGCCGCGCAGGACGCCGCCGGGGATGACGCCAAGCGTCGCCGTCGCCGCCGGGGTCGCCGGGGCGGCGGGGGCAGCGCGCCCACGCAGAGCTGA
- a CDS encoding exodeoxyribonuclease III, translating to MTDGLKVTTLNVNGLRSALRKGLREWTAREQPDVLLLQEVRADPMPGALADLGYAGAWFPAQKAGYSGVAVLSRRPLSDVRVGAQHAELDAEGRVLSAVVDGVRFVSVYLPSGSSGPDRQGFKDRTLLDFQAWTDALLAEGRPVVIGGDYNIAHQQVDLKNWRSNQKNSGFLPHEREWMTAHLASGLTDTHRACLGDAAEYTWWSNRANAYANNVGWRIDYLLAAGVTVQEVRVDREARLSDHAPLSGVIRPGGPLGAG from the coding sequence ATGACGGACGGTCTGAAGGTCACCACGCTGAACGTGAATGGACTCCGCAGCGCGCTGCGAAAGGGCCTGCGCGAGTGGACCGCGCGGGAACAGCCGGACGTGCTGCTGCTCCAGGAGGTGCGCGCCGATCCCATGCCCGGCGCCCTGGCGGACCTGGGTTACGCCGGGGCGTGGTTCCCGGCGCAGAAGGCCGGGTACAGCGGCGTGGCGGTCCTGTCCCGCCGGCCCCTGTCGGATGTCCGCGTGGGCGCTCAGCACGCGGAACTGGACGCCGAGGGCCGCGTGCTGAGCGCCGTGGTGGACGGCGTGCGCTTCGTGAGCGTGTACCTGCCCAGCGGCAGCAGCGGCCCGGACCGGCAGGGCTTCAAGGACCGCACGCTGCTGGACTTCCAGGCGTGGACGGACGCCCTGCTGGCCGAGGGGCGGCCCGTGGTGATCGGCGGGGACTACAACATCGCGCACCAGCAGGTGGACCTGAAGAACTGGCGCTCGAATCAGAAGAACAGCGGCTTCCTACCGCACGAACGCGAGTGGATGACCGCGCACCTCGCGTCGGGCCTGACCGACACGCACCGGGCGTGCCTGGGCGACGCGGCGGAGTACACGTGGTGGAGCAACCGCGCGAATGCCTACGCGAACAACGTGGGCTGGCGCATCGACTATCTGCTCGCGGCGGGCGTGACCGTGCAGGAGGTCCGCGTGGACCGCGAGGCGCGCCTGAGCGACCACGCGCCCCTGAGCGGCGTGATCCGGCCGGGCGGGCCGCTCGGGGCAGGGTAA